A window of Phycodurus eques isolate BA_2022a chromosome 5, UOR_Pequ_1.1, whole genome shotgun sequence contains these coding sequences:
- the zwilch gene encoding protein zwilch homolog isoform X2 codes for MATKVLSRVKEFFNTLRALQEDKNNDSCTYEDEIRIWKTDGNRIAALSLDYGDQEVFICEKTVPKLNDSGEESSLETSNCTDGDVLTALQPELAPQPLTIRKARQLLSWYTLSQNANVHSVDDPALRPLWVRCDMSDPARTIWFGAEGVCVANKVCGVKLYSVTFTGPVVNKSALITLDELKREHKKRHHPCTMAIKGSAKFVLLGSTVVENTTIESQSSVTVDFTWSHVESVLETPPLSSTATLNIKVASGDTRTPMFAMFRELQFLQILADGLRTGKMEWLDPLESKSAVDLTKEYLEELQSPIKLQQEQASKPAETNPESDPPLFNSLLERGDLDFVEQLWVHMQKSVTCYQDIGDGLKLVIEALTYGYIKPWIHRDNSSSLSKLILQSYHQKIERVSLTGLTPVQMLLEMGLDKMRKDYFNYLIEEELTTANNLCYYLSTEVDLQEQFVRLKKLHHLLEIVVTCTTFLGLPKDRLLLLTKLCLQHYKISPYNEKHEFKLKIKPELITHFYQKENPAVWGVEVSSGQGPHKVTTSLKVSDRPLVDHVISEDYSNETANDDSTEPVCFSTLVCCSLVNFA; via the exons ATGGCCACCAAGGTTTTATCACGTGTGAAAGAGTTTTTTAATACACTGAG GGCTCTTCAAGAAGATAAAAACAATGATTCGTGCACTTATGAG GATGAAATCCGAATATGGAAGACGGATGGAAACAGAATTGCAGCGCTGAGTTTGGACTACGGGGACCAGGAAGTctttatttgtgaaaaaaca GTTCCTAAACTGAACGACTCTGGTGAAGAATCGTCGCTTGAGACATCAAACTGCACTGATGGCGATGTGTTGACTGCGCTTCAACCGGAACTGGCACCACAGCCTCTCACCATCAGAAAAGCAAG gcagCTGCTATCTTGGTACACGTTATCTCAAAATGCCAACGTTCATTCTGTGGATGATCCTGCCCTGCGCCCTTTGTGGGTACGATGTGACATGTCAGATCCAGCTCGTACAATCTGGTTTGGAGCTGAAGGTGTCTGTGTGGCCAATAAAGTTTGTGGTGTCAAATTATACTCTGTCACATTCACAG GCCCTGTTGTGAACAAAAGCGCACTCATAACTTTAGATGAGCTAAAAAGAGAGCACAAGAAAAGGCACCACCCATGCACG ATGGCAATTAAAGGAAGTGCCAAGTTCGTTCTGCTTGGCTCAACTGTCGTTGAAAACACTACAATTGAATCACAAAGTAGCGTTACAGTGGATTTCACGTGGAGCCACGTTGAGAGTGTCCTTGAGACACCCCCACTGTCTTCTACAGCCACACTA AATATCAAAGTTGCTAGTGGAGACACGAGGACCCCAATGTTTGCAATGTTTAGGGAGCTACAGTTTCTTCAG ATTCTTGCTGATGGCTTGAGAACTGGTAAGATGGAGTGGTTGGATCCTTTGGAAAGCAAGTCGGCAGTGGATCTGACCAAGGAATACCTTGAag AGCTACAGAGCCCCATAAAGTTGCAACAGGAACAGGCTTCCAAACCAGCAGAG aCAAACCCTGAAAGCGACCCTCCACTTTTTAACTCTTTACTGGAACGAGGCGATTTGGATTTTGTGGAGCAGCTGTGGGTTCACATGCAAAAGA GTGTGACATGCTATCAAGACATTGGAGACGGCTTGAAATTGGTCATCGAGGCCCTGACTTATGGTTACATCAAGCCTTGG ATTCACAGAGACAATAGCagctctctcagcaagctcatCCTGCAGTCCTACCACCAGAAGATCGAGCGTGTATCGCTTACAGGCCTCACGCCTGTCCAAATGTTGTTAGAAATGGGCCTGGACAAGATGAGGAAAGATTACTTCAACTACCTCATTG aggaAGAACTGACAACGGCAAACAACTTG TGTTATTACCTGAGCACAGAGGTTGATCTTCAGGAGCAGTTTGTCCGATTGAAGAAACTGCACCATCTGCTGGAAATAGTTGTGACCTGCACCACATTCCTGGGTTTGCCCAAGGACAGACTCTTACTCCTTACGAA GTTGTGTTTACAGCACTACAAAATATCCCCCTATAATGAGAAGCATGAGTTCAAACTGAAAATCAAACCGGAATTGATCACTCATTTCTACCAGAA AGAGAATCCAGCGGTGTGGGGAGTGGAAGTCTCAAGTGGGCAAGGGCCTCACAAGGTCACAACATCCTTAAAAGTCAGTGACAGACCACTGGTTGATCACGTCATCTCAGAAG ATTATTCAAACGAAACAGCGAACGATGACAGCACAGAGCCTGTCTGCTTCTCCACCTTGGTGTGCTGCAGCCTTGTCAACTTTGCCTGA
- the zwilch gene encoding protein zwilch homolog isoform X1 — MATKVLSRVKEFFNTLRALQEDKNNDSCTYEDEIRIWKTDGNRIAALSLDYGDQEVFICEKTVPKLNDSGEESSLETSNCTDGDVLTALQPELAPQPLTIRKARQLLSWYTLSQNANVHSVDDPALRPLWVRCDMSDPARTIWFGAEGVCVANKVCGVKLYSVTFTGPVVNKSALITLDELKREHKKRHHPCTMAIKGSAKFVLLGSTVVENTTIESQSSVTVDFTWSHVESVLETPPLSSTATLNIKVASGDTRTPMFAMFRELQFLQILADGLRTGKMEWLDPLESKSAVDLTKEYLEELQSPIKLQQEQASKPAETNPESDPPLFNSLLERGDLDFVEQLWVHMQKSVTCYQDIGDGLKLVIEALTYGYIKPWIHRDNSSSLSKLILQSYHQKIERVSLTGLTPVQMLLEMGLDKMRKDYFNYLIEEELTTANNLCYYLSTEVDLQEQFVRLKKLHHLLEIVVTCTTFLGLPKDRLLLLTKLCLQHYKISPYNEKHEFKLKIKPELITHFYQKENPAVWGVEVSSGQGPHKVTTSLKVSDRPLVDHVISEGDYSNETANDDSTEPVCFSTLVCCSLVNFA; from the exons ATGGCCACCAAGGTTTTATCACGTGTGAAAGAGTTTTTTAATACACTGAG GGCTCTTCAAGAAGATAAAAACAATGATTCGTGCACTTATGAG GATGAAATCCGAATATGGAAGACGGATGGAAACAGAATTGCAGCGCTGAGTTTGGACTACGGGGACCAGGAAGTctttatttgtgaaaaaaca GTTCCTAAACTGAACGACTCTGGTGAAGAATCGTCGCTTGAGACATCAAACTGCACTGATGGCGATGTGTTGACTGCGCTTCAACCGGAACTGGCACCACAGCCTCTCACCATCAGAAAAGCAAG gcagCTGCTATCTTGGTACACGTTATCTCAAAATGCCAACGTTCATTCTGTGGATGATCCTGCCCTGCGCCCTTTGTGGGTACGATGTGACATGTCAGATCCAGCTCGTACAATCTGGTTTGGAGCTGAAGGTGTCTGTGTGGCCAATAAAGTTTGTGGTGTCAAATTATACTCTGTCACATTCACAG GCCCTGTTGTGAACAAAAGCGCACTCATAACTTTAGATGAGCTAAAAAGAGAGCACAAGAAAAGGCACCACCCATGCACG ATGGCAATTAAAGGAAGTGCCAAGTTCGTTCTGCTTGGCTCAACTGTCGTTGAAAACACTACAATTGAATCACAAAGTAGCGTTACAGTGGATTTCACGTGGAGCCACGTTGAGAGTGTCCTTGAGACACCCCCACTGTCTTCTACAGCCACACTA AATATCAAAGTTGCTAGTGGAGACACGAGGACCCCAATGTTTGCAATGTTTAGGGAGCTACAGTTTCTTCAG ATTCTTGCTGATGGCTTGAGAACTGGTAAGATGGAGTGGTTGGATCCTTTGGAAAGCAAGTCGGCAGTGGATCTGACCAAGGAATACCTTGAag AGCTACAGAGCCCCATAAAGTTGCAACAGGAACAGGCTTCCAAACCAGCAGAG aCAAACCCTGAAAGCGACCCTCCACTTTTTAACTCTTTACTGGAACGAGGCGATTTGGATTTTGTGGAGCAGCTGTGGGTTCACATGCAAAAGA GTGTGACATGCTATCAAGACATTGGAGACGGCTTGAAATTGGTCATCGAGGCCCTGACTTATGGTTACATCAAGCCTTGG ATTCACAGAGACAATAGCagctctctcagcaagctcatCCTGCAGTCCTACCACCAGAAGATCGAGCGTGTATCGCTTACAGGCCTCACGCCTGTCCAAATGTTGTTAGAAATGGGCCTGGACAAGATGAGGAAAGATTACTTCAACTACCTCATTG aggaAGAACTGACAACGGCAAACAACTTG TGTTATTACCTGAGCACAGAGGTTGATCTTCAGGAGCAGTTTGTCCGATTGAAGAAACTGCACCATCTGCTGGAAATAGTTGTGACCTGCACCACATTCCTGGGTTTGCCCAAGGACAGACTCTTACTCCTTACGAA GTTGTGTTTACAGCACTACAAAATATCCCCCTATAATGAGAAGCATGAGTTCAAACTGAAAATCAAACCGGAATTGATCACTCATTTCTACCAGAA AGAGAATCCAGCGGTGTGGGGAGTGGAAGTCTCAAGTGGGCAAGGGCCTCACAAGGTCACAACATCCTTAAAAGTCAGTGACAGACCACTGGTTGATCACGTCATCTCAGAAGGTG ATTATTCAAACGAAACAGCGAACGATGACAGCACAGAGCCTGTCTGCTTCTCCACCTTGGTGTGCTGCAGCCTTGTCAACTTTGCCTGA
- the lctlb gene encoding lactase-like b isoform X3 translates to MWSGCALSVWHVLVLVLCVSSNEDFDWTKNDHGSFYYGTFPAGFSWGAGSSAYQTEGAWDKDGKGLSIWDVFSHKRGKIQQNDTGDSACEGYYKVKDDVSLMRELKLNHYRFSISWPRLIPTGIKSDHLNERGIQFYDDLIDHLLGSKITPIVTLYHWDLPQVLQERYGGWQNISMVTHFNDFANLCFERFGNRVKHWITFSNPWSVAVEGYETGEHAPGLRMRGTGAYRAAHHIIKAHAKVWHTYDTQWRPKQNGLVGISLTADWGEPVDISNQKDIEAAERYVQFSLGWFATPVFHGDYPQVMKDFIGRKSVQQGLGASRLPTFSPQEKSYIKGTCDFLGISHFTTRYITQKNNPSGRGTSSFFMDRDLAELVDPQWPDPGSEWLYSVPWGFRRMLNFVKTQYGNPMIYVTENGVSEKMQCTELCDDWRIQYYKDYINEMLKALRDGVNLKGYTAWSLLDKFEWDEGFTERFGLYYVDFRNKNKPRYPKASVQFYKRIISSNGFPNQREVENWRRKAVETCSSSNQLLAAEDQRSTAANILRLIHDPLTSHMEMVTEIVVPTVCTLSILLSAIFLMFLLQRRN, encoded by the exons ATGTGGTCTGGCTGTGCGCTCAGTGTGTGGCATGTGCTTGTGTTGGTGCTGTGTGTGTCTTCGAATGAGGACTTCGACTGGACAAAGAACGACCATGGCTCCTTCTATTATGGCACTTTTCCAGCTG GATTTTCGTGGGGTGCCGGCAGTTCAGCCTATCAAACAGAAGGAGCCTGGGATAAGGATGGAAAAGGACTGAGCATCTGGGATGTGTTCAGCCACAAGAGGGGcaaaattcaacaaaatgaCACTGGGGATTCCGCTTGTGAGGGCTACTACAAAGTCAAG GATGACGTGTCACTGATGAGAGAGCTCAAGCTGAACCACTATCGCTTCTCCATCTCCTGGCCTCGGCTCATTCCCACAGGCATAAAGT CAGATCATCTCAATGAAAGAGGAATTCAGTTCTATGATGATCTGATCGATCACCTGCTGGGCAGCAAGATCACTCCCATTGTGACTTTGTATCACTGGGATCTCCCGCAG GTCTTACAAGAGAGATATGGTGGATGGCAAAACATAAGCATGGTCACACATTTCAATGACTTTGCCAACCTGTGCTTTGAAAGATTTGGCAACCGAGTCAAACATTGGATTACGTTCAGCAATCCATGG TCTGTAGCAGTGGAAGGCTATGAAACAGGTGAGCATGCTCCTGGACTGAGGATGAGAGGAACTGGAGCATACCGGGCTGCCCATCACATTATTAAG gCTCATGCTAAAGTTTGGCACACGTATGATACGCagtggaggccaaaacaaaatg GTCTTGTGGGCATCTCCCTGACAGCAGACTGGGGAGAGCCTGTAGACATCAGTAACCAGAAGGACATCGAAGCAGCAGAGAGATACGTCCAGTTCTCCCTTGGCTGGTTTGCAACGCCAGTCTTTCACGGAGACTACCCTCAAGTGATGAAAGACTTCATTG GTAGGAAAAGTGTCCAACAGGGTCTCGGGGCGTCTCGTCTGCCCACATTCTCCCCCCAGGAGAAGAGCTACATCAAGGGTACTTGTGACTTCCTGGGCATCAGTCACTTTACCACACGCTATATCACCCAGAAGAATAACCCATCGGGTCGTGGCACCAGCAGCTTCTTCATGGACCGTGACTTGGCTGAGCTGGTTGACCCCCAGTGGCCTGACCCTGGCTCAGAGTGGCTCTACTCTGTGCCGTGGGGTTTCAGACGCATGCTCAATTTTGTTAAG ACTCAGTATGGAAACCCAATGATTTATGTGACTGAGAATGGAGTCTCAGAGAAAATGCAATGCACAGAACTGTGTGATGACTGGAGGATACAGTACTATAAAGACTACATCAATGAGATGCTAAAAG CTCTCAGAGATGGCGTGAACCTCAAAGGTTATACTGCATGGTCCCTGCTGGACAAGTTCGAGTGGGACGAAGGCTTCACTGAGAGGTTTGGCTTGTATTATGTGGACTTCAGGAACAAGAACAAGCCTCGCTATCCTAAAGCTTCTGTTCAGTTTTACAAACGCATCATCAGCTCCAATGGATTTCCGAATCAGAGAGAA GTTGAGAACTGGAGGAGGAAGGCTGTGGAGACGTGCTCATCAAGTAACCAGCTCCTAGCTGCAG AGGATCAGCGGAGTACTGCTGCCAATATTCTAAGACTTATACATG ACCCACTGACCAGCCACATGGAGATGGTAACGGAGATTGTTGTTCCGACTGTGTGCACACTCTCCATTTTACTGAGTGCCATCTTCCTCATGTTCCTGCTACAGAGGCGGAACTAA
- the lctlb gene encoding lactase-like b isoform X1, which yields MWSGCALSVWHVLVLVLCVSSNEDFDWTKNDHGSFYYGTFPAGFSWGAGSSAYQTEGAWDKDGKGLSIWDVFSHKRGKIQQNDTGDSACEGYYKVKDDVSLMRELKLNHYRFSISWPRLIPTGIKSDHLNERGIQFYDDLIDHLLGSKITPIVTLYHWDLPQVLQERYGGWQNISMVTHFNDFANLCFERFGNRVKHWITFSNPWSVAVEGYETGEHAPGLRMRGTGAYRAAHHIIKAHAKVWHTYDTQWRPKQNGLVGISLTADWGEPVDISNQKDIEAAERYVQFSLGWFATPVFHGDYPQVMKDFIGRKSVQQGLGASRLPTFSPQEKSYIKGTCDFLGISHFTTRYITQKNNPSGRGTSSFFMDRDLAELVDPQWPDPGSEWLYSVPWGFRRMLNFVKTQYGNPMIYVTENGVSEKMQCTELCDDWRIQYYKDYINEMLKALRDGVNLKGYTAWSLLDKFEWDEGFTERFGLYYVDFRNKNKPRYPKASVQFYKRIISSNGFPNQREVENWRRKAVETCSSSNQLLAADPLTSHMEMVTEIVVPTVCTLSILLSAIFLMFLLQRRN from the exons ATGTGGTCTGGCTGTGCGCTCAGTGTGTGGCATGTGCTTGTGTTGGTGCTGTGTGTGTCTTCGAATGAGGACTTCGACTGGACAAAGAACGACCATGGCTCCTTCTATTATGGCACTTTTCCAGCTG GATTTTCGTGGGGTGCCGGCAGTTCAGCCTATCAAACAGAAGGAGCCTGGGATAAGGATGGAAAAGGACTGAGCATCTGGGATGTGTTCAGCCACAAGAGGGGcaaaattcaacaaaatgaCACTGGGGATTCCGCTTGTGAGGGCTACTACAAAGTCAAG GATGACGTGTCACTGATGAGAGAGCTCAAGCTGAACCACTATCGCTTCTCCATCTCCTGGCCTCGGCTCATTCCCACAGGCATAAAGT CAGATCATCTCAATGAAAGAGGAATTCAGTTCTATGATGATCTGATCGATCACCTGCTGGGCAGCAAGATCACTCCCATTGTGACTTTGTATCACTGGGATCTCCCGCAG GTCTTACAAGAGAGATATGGTGGATGGCAAAACATAAGCATGGTCACACATTTCAATGACTTTGCCAACCTGTGCTTTGAAAGATTTGGCAACCGAGTCAAACATTGGATTACGTTCAGCAATCCATGG TCTGTAGCAGTGGAAGGCTATGAAACAGGTGAGCATGCTCCTGGACTGAGGATGAGAGGAACTGGAGCATACCGGGCTGCCCATCACATTATTAAG gCTCATGCTAAAGTTTGGCACACGTATGATACGCagtggaggccaaaacaaaatg GTCTTGTGGGCATCTCCCTGACAGCAGACTGGGGAGAGCCTGTAGACATCAGTAACCAGAAGGACATCGAAGCAGCAGAGAGATACGTCCAGTTCTCCCTTGGCTGGTTTGCAACGCCAGTCTTTCACGGAGACTACCCTCAAGTGATGAAAGACTTCATTG GTAGGAAAAGTGTCCAACAGGGTCTCGGGGCGTCTCGTCTGCCCACATTCTCCCCCCAGGAGAAGAGCTACATCAAGGGTACTTGTGACTTCCTGGGCATCAGTCACTTTACCACACGCTATATCACCCAGAAGAATAACCCATCGGGTCGTGGCACCAGCAGCTTCTTCATGGACCGTGACTTGGCTGAGCTGGTTGACCCCCAGTGGCCTGACCCTGGCTCAGAGTGGCTCTACTCTGTGCCGTGGGGTTTCAGACGCATGCTCAATTTTGTTAAG ACTCAGTATGGAAACCCAATGATTTATGTGACTGAGAATGGAGTCTCAGAGAAAATGCAATGCACAGAACTGTGTGATGACTGGAGGATACAGTACTATAAAGACTACATCAATGAGATGCTAAAAG CTCTCAGAGATGGCGTGAACCTCAAAGGTTATACTGCATGGTCCCTGCTGGACAAGTTCGAGTGGGACGAAGGCTTCACTGAGAGGTTTGGCTTGTATTATGTGGACTTCAGGAACAAGAACAAGCCTCGCTATCCTAAAGCTTCTGTTCAGTTTTACAAACGCATCATCAGCTCCAATGGATTTCCGAATCAGAGAGAA GTTGAGAACTGGAGGAGGAAGGCTGTGGAGACGTGCTCATCAAGTAACCAGCTCCTAGCTGCAG ACCCACTGACCAGCCACATGGAGATGGTAACGGAGATTGTTGTTCCGACTGTGTGCACACTCTCCATTTTACTGAGTGCCATCTTCCTCATGTTCCTGCTACAGAGGCGGAACTAA
- the lctlb gene encoding lactase-like b isoform X2, translated as MWSGCALSVWHVLVLVLCVSSNEDFDWTKNDHGSFYYGTFPAGFSWGAGSSAYQTEGAWDKDGKGLSIWDVFSHKRGKIQQNDTGDSACEGYYKVKDDVSLMRELKLNHYRFSISWPRLIPTGIKSDHLNERGIQFYDDLIDHLLGSKITPIVTLYHWDLPQVLQERYGGWQNISMVTHFNDFANLCFERFGNRVKHWITFSNPWSVAVEGYETGEHAPGLRMRGTGAYRAAHHIIKAHAKVWHTYDTQWRPKQNGLVGISLTADWGEPVDISNQKDIEAAERYVQFSLGWFATPVFHGDYPQVMKDFIGRKSVQQGLGASRLPTFSPQEKSYIKGTCDFLGISHFTTRYITQKNNPSGRGTSSFFMDRDLAELVDPQWPDPGSEWLYSVPWGFRRMLNFVKTQYGNPMIYVTENGVSEKMQCTELCDDWRIQYYKDYINEMLKALRDGVNLKGYTAWSLLDKFEWDEGFTERFGLYYVDFRNKNKPRYPKASVQFYKRIISSNGFPNQREVENWRRKAVETCSSSNQLLAAARRKATEHAEKPRVWPVHDEV; from the exons ATGTGGTCTGGCTGTGCGCTCAGTGTGTGGCATGTGCTTGTGTTGGTGCTGTGTGTGTCTTCGAATGAGGACTTCGACTGGACAAAGAACGACCATGGCTCCTTCTATTATGGCACTTTTCCAGCTG GATTTTCGTGGGGTGCCGGCAGTTCAGCCTATCAAACAGAAGGAGCCTGGGATAAGGATGGAAAAGGACTGAGCATCTGGGATGTGTTCAGCCACAAGAGGGGcaaaattcaacaaaatgaCACTGGGGATTCCGCTTGTGAGGGCTACTACAAAGTCAAG GATGACGTGTCACTGATGAGAGAGCTCAAGCTGAACCACTATCGCTTCTCCATCTCCTGGCCTCGGCTCATTCCCACAGGCATAAAGT CAGATCATCTCAATGAAAGAGGAATTCAGTTCTATGATGATCTGATCGATCACCTGCTGGGCAGCAAGATCACTCCCATTGTGACTTTGTATCACTGGGATCTCCCGCAG GTCTTACAAGAGAGATATGGTGGATGGCAAAACATAAGCATGGTCACACATTTCAATGACTTTGCCAACCTGTGCTTTGAAAGATTTGGCAACCGAGTCAAACATTGGATTACGTTCAGCAATCCATGG TCTGTAGCAGTGGAAGGCTATGAAACAGGTGAGCATGCTCCTGGACTGAGGATGAGAGGAACTGGAGCATACCGGGCTGCCCATCACATTATTAAG gCTCATGCTAAAGTTTGGCACACGTATGATACGCagtggaggccaaaacaaaatg GTCTTGTGGGCATCTCCCTGACAGCAGACTGGGGAGAGCCTGTAGACATCAGTAACCAGAAGGACATCGAAGCAGCAGAGAGATACGTCCAGTTCTCCCTTGGCTGGTTTGCAACGCCAGTCTTTCACGGAGACTACCCTCAAGTGATGAAAGACTTCATTG GTAGGAAAAGTGTCCAACAGGGTCTCGGGGCGTCTCGTCTGCCCACATTCTCCCCCCAGGAGAAGAGCTACATCAAGGGTACTTGTGACTTCCTGGGCATCAGTCACTTTACCACACGCTATATCACCCAGAAGAATAACCCATCGGGTCGTGGCACCAGCAGCTTCTTCATGGACCGTGACTTGGCTGAGCTGGTTGACCCCCAGTGGCCTGACCCTGGCTCAGAGTGGCTCTACTCTGTGCCGTGGGGTTTCAGACGCATGCTCAATTTTGTTAAG ACTCAGTATGGAAACCCAATGATTTATGTGACTGAGAATGGAGTCTCAGAGAAAATGCAATGCACAGAACTGTGTGATGACTGGAGGATACAGTACTATAAAGACTACATCAATGAGATGCTAAAAG CTCTCAGAGATGGCGTGAACCTCAAAGGTTATACTGCATGGTCCCTGCTGGACAAGTTCGAGTGGGACGAAGGCTTCACTGAGAGGTTTGGCTTGTATTATGTGGACTTCAGGAACAAGAACAAGCCTCGCTATCCTAAAGCTTCTGTTCAGTTTTACAAACGCATCATCAGCTCCAATGGATTTCCGAATCAGAGAGAA GTTGAGAACTGGAGGAGGAAGGCTGTGGAGACGTGCTCATCAAGTAACCAGCTCCTAGCTGCAG CTAGAAGAAAGGCAACGGAACATGCAGAAAAGCCAAGGGTTTGGCCTGTGCATGATGAAGTTTAG
- the snapc5 gene encoding snRNA-activating protein complex subunit 5: MHSRLQELKKEEETLLKIKIMLQDQLNRLKFEEGALRSIIRAQTEEGALECPSPEIEDVNLDDESKINCTKLLLNTAADYDMEEEEEEDEDEDDDKEEENEDDDNEFGFVLDRDEEEDDDDY, from the exons ATGCACAGCCGTCTACAGGAGTTGAAGAAGGAAGAGGAAACTCTCctcaaaatcaaaatcatgcTACAGGACCAGCTGAACAGGTTAAAG TTTGAAGAAGGTGCCTTGAGATCAATCATTAGAGCTCAAACTGAGGAAGGAGCACTGGAATGCCCATCTCCTGAAATTGAG GATGTCAACCTCGATGATGAGAGTAAGATTAACTGCACCAAGCTCCTGCTCAACACTGCTGCTGATTATGatatggaggaggaagaggaagaagacgaggatgaagatgatgataagGAAGAGGAGAATGAAGATGATGACAATGAGTTTGGGTTTGTGCTTGATAGggatgaagaagaagatgatgatgattactGA